A region of Caldibacillus debilis DSM 16016 DNA encodes the following proteins:
- a CDS encoding DeoR family transcriptional regulator, whose translation MLAAERRNKIKELILQKGYLKISELSRRFGVSEMTIHRDLKPLIEEGMIVKTFGGVALRDNGQSAGASGNECAYCSRRINERLSFRLILPDNRIEVFCCAHCGLIRWHQCEDEVIQAICYDFLRQTTMSAFLAAYVMDTPVHIGCCQPQLLPFEWREHAENFVKGFGGKVYSFKEAAEELMRRMGGEARHCRHG comes from the coding sequence GTGCTGGCGGCGGAACGCAGGAATAAAATCAAGGAGTTGATTTTGCAGAAGGGCTATTTGAAAATTTCCGAATTAAGCCGACGGTTCGGCGTTTCGGAAATGACGATCCACCGGGATTTGAAGCCGCTGATCGAAGAGGGGATGATCGTCAAAACCTTCGGCGGCGTCGCCCTCCGGGACAACGGGCAATCCGCGGGGGCATCCGGCAATGAATGTGCGTACTGCAGCCGGAGGATCAACGAACGGCTCTCCTTCCGCCTCATCCTGCCCGACAACCGGATCGAGGTGTTTTGTTGCGCCCATTGCGGCCTGATCCGCTGGCATCAGTGCGAAGATGAGGTGATCCAGGCCATCTGTTATGATTTTCTCAGGCAAACGACGATGAGCGCGTTCCTTGCCGCCTACGTGATGGATACGCCGGTACATATCGGCTGCTGCCAGCCCCAGCTGCTTCCCTTTGAATGGAGGGAACATGCGGAAAATTTTGTGAAAGGGTTCGGGGGCAAGGTGTATTCTTTCAAGGAAGCGGCCGAAGAACTGATGCGAAGAATGGGCGGGGAAGCCCGCCATTGCCGGCACGGATGA
- a CDS encoding FixH family protein produces the protein MKKFAGIMAVLLAILFLGACGKEEEGHDGDRGEMIDVALEVPEKSDPGEKVELRAVVTQGKEKVKDADEVKFEIWKEGAKDDSSMLDAKNNGDGSYTAETTFAADGVYTVQVHVTARGMHTMPKKNITVGSGETGEAGHQGHEGDEGQVAIHLMKEDPITAGKETALTVHVQKDGAPLEKAKVTLEIAGTGASQKEMVPAAEAAKGAYKASYTFPEKGNYRITIHVEKEEGKLHTHQEEEVAVR, from the coding sequence ATGAAAAAATTTGCCGGAATCATGGCCGTATTGCTGGCCATTCTGTTCCTTGGCGCCTGCGGAAAAGAAGAGGAAGGCCACGATGGGGACCGGGGGGAAATGATCGATGTGGCCCTCGAGGTCCCGGAAAAATCCGATCCCGGGGAGAAAGTGGAATTGCGGGCCGTCGTGACCCAGGGGAAAGAAAAGGTAAAGGACGCCGATGAAGTAAAATTTGAAATATGGAAGGAAGGGGCGAAAGACGACAGCAGCATGCTCGACGCAAAAAATAACGGGGACGGCTCCTATACGGCGGAAACGACCTTCGCCGCCGACGGCGTCTATACCGTTCAAGTCCATGTAACGGCGAGGGGCATGCACACCATGCCGAAGAAAAATATCACCGTCGGCAGCGGGGAGACGGGAGAAGCCGGCCATCAGGGCCATGAAGGGGACGAAGGGCAGGTCGCCATCCACCTGATGAAGGAAGATCCCATCACCGCAGGGAAGGAAACGGCCTTGACCGTCCATGTCCAAAAGGACGGCGCGCCGCTGGAAAAGGCGAAAGTGACGTTGGAGATCGCCGGCACCGGCGCCTCGCAAAAGGAAATGGTCCCGGCCGCCGAGGCAGCGAAGGGCGCGTACAAGGCCTCCTACACCTTCCCGGAAAAAGGAAATTACCGGATCACGATCCATGTGGAAAAAGAAGAGGGCAAGCTGCATACCCATCAGGAAGAAGAAGTGGCGGTCCGATAA
- a CDS encoding thymidylate synthase gives MKQYLELCEHILKNGVKKADRTGTGTISIFGYQMRFDLRAGFPLLTTKKLHLKSIIYELLWFLRGDTNVKYLQENGVRIWNEWADENGDLGPIYGHQWRSWRTADGRTVDQISEVIEEIKRNPDSRRLVVSAWNVGDLPKMKLPPCHVLFQFYVANGELSCQLYQRSADVFLGLPFNIASYSLLTMMIAQVCGLKPGEFIHTIGDAHIYLNHIDQVKLQLTREPRPLPVMKINPAVKNIFDFRYEDFQLENYNPHPHIKGEVSV, from the coding sequence ATGAAACAGTACTTGGAGCTTTGCGAACACATCTTAAAAAACGGGGTGAAAAAGGCGGACCGGACCGGCACGGGGACGATCAGCATCTTCGGTTATCAGATGCGCTTTGACCTCCGCGCGGGATTCCCCCTTTTGACGACGAAAAAATTGCATCTGAAATCGATTATTTACGAACTTCTATGGTTTTTGCGCGGAGATACCAACGTCAAATATCTGCAGGAAAACGGCGTGCGGATTTGGAATGAATGGGCCGATGAAAACGGCGATCTGGGCCCGATTTACGGGCATCAGTGGCGTTCCTGGCGAACGGCGGACGGAAGGACGGTCGACCAGATCAGCGAAGTGATCGAAGAAATCAAGCGGAATCCGGATTCCCGCAGGCTCGTCGTCAGCGCCTGGAACGTGGGGGATTTGCCGAAAATGAAGCTGCCGCCTTGCCATGTTCTTTTTCAATTTTACGTGGCCAACGGCGAGCTTTCCTGCCAATTATACCAGCGGTCCGCCGACGTCTTTTTGGGGCTGCCGTTCAACATCGCCTCCTATTCCTTGTTGACGATGATGATCGCCCAAGTTTGCGGCCTGAAGCCCGGTGAATTTATCCATACCATCGGGGATGCCCATATTTACCTCAACCATATCGACCAGGTGAAATTGCAGCTGACCCGGGAACCGCGCCCGTTGCCCGTCATGAAAATCAACCCGGCGGTAAAAAATATTTTCGATTTCCGCTACGAAGATTTTCAATTGGAAAATTACAATCCCCACCCCCACATCAAGGGGGAAGTCAGCGTATGA
- a CDS encoding dihydrofolate reductase, whose translation MISFIAAMDRKGVIGKKNQLPWHLPEDMRYFKKTTMGRPVVMGRKTFEAIGKPLPGRKNIVLTKNARFHPPGCTVFRRLDEFLDYAAGAKEEIFVIGGAEIFRQLLPYAERLYITRIHHDFEGDAFFPETDWREWKLASRTKGIKDEKNPYDYEFLVYVKKDPGSLSGGREE comes from the coding sequence ATGATTTCCTTCATCGCCGCCATGGACCGGAAGGGGGTCATCGGAAAGAAGAATCAGCTGCCCTGGCATTTGCCCGAAGACATGCGCTATTTTAAAAAGACGACGATGGGACGCCCCGTCGTCATGGGAAGGAAGACCTTCGAGGCCATCGGAAAACCTCTGCCGGGCAGGAAAAACATCGTCCTGACGAAAAATGCCCGTTTTCATCCGCCCGGCTGCACCGTCTTCCGCCGTTTGGATGAATTCCTGGATTACGCCGCCGGCGCGAAGGAGGAGATTTTCGTCATCGGCGGAGCGGAGATCTTCAGGCAATTGCTCCCTTATGCGGAACGGCTCTACATTACCCGCATTCACCACGACTTTGAAGGGGACGCCTTTTTCCCGGAAACGGATTGGCGGGAATGGAAACTCGCATCCCGGACGAAAGGGATCAAGGATGAAAAAAATCCCTATGATTATGAATTTCTCGTTTATGTGAAGAAGGATCCCGGATCCCTTTCCGGCGGAAGGGAGGAGTGA
- a CDS encoding SOS response-associated peptidase, whose amino-acid sequence MCGRFTLTADAEQLMALFQLSFFPEGYVPRFNISPSQQVLSAVKAAEGYKAGYLKWGLVPFWVKDAKKWKPLINARAESLEEKASFKHLLDKRRCIIFADGYYEWKEEGGKKRPYRIVKQDGKPFAFAGLWDKNDGEAGGLPTCTIITVPANGELGEIHDRMPAIFTAREEIAAWLDKSKPFPEVRPLLKTAPENLFYAYEVSPAVNSPKNESEVCIRPAEEE is encoded by the coding sequence ATGTGCGGAAGGTTCACGTTGACCGCCGATGCCGAACAGTTGATGGCGCTGTTTCAGCTGTCCTTCTTTCCGGAAGGGTACGTGCCGCGCTTTAATATTTCCCCGTCCCAGCAGGTGCTGTCGGCGGTCAAGGCGGCGGAAGGATACAAGGCGGGTTATTTGAAGTGGGGGCTCGTGCCGTTTTGGGTGAAGGATGCGAAAAAATGGAAGCCGCTGATCAACGCCCGCGCCGAATCCCTCGAGGAAAAGGCGAGCTTTAAGCATCTTTTGGACAAGCGGCGATGCATCATTTTTGCCGACGGGTACTATGAATGGAAAGAGGAGGGCGGAAAGAAGCGGCCATACCGCATCGTGAAACAGGACGGAAAGCCCTTCGCCTTTGCCGGGCTGTGGGACAAAAACGACGGGGAGGCGGGCGGCCTCCCGACGTGCACGATCATCACCGTCCCCGCCAACGGGGAATTGGGGGAGATCCATGACCGCATGCCCGCGATCTTCACCGCCCGGGAAGAAATCGCCGCCTGGCTGGACAAAAGCAAGCCCTTTCCGGAGGTCCGCCCGTTGTTAAAAACGGCGCCGGAGAATTTGTTTTACGCCTACGAAGTATCTCCGGCCGTCAATTCTCCGAAAAACGAAAGCGAGGTGTGCATCCGGCCGGCGGAGGAGGAATGA
- a CDS encoding DegV family protein: MKGIRIVTDSTADLDRETLRRYGIHVIPLHIHVNGRSYLDGVDLSPDELLHMMKEADELPKTSQPSFAAFSQIYEKLTKEGHEVLSIHLSGKLSGTIQTARMAAEAFRGKVKVIDSFFISKALSFQVVEAAKMAMERLPMERIIRRMEDIRQKTKLYVVVDTLENLVKGGRIGKGKALLGSLLNIKPIASLEDGVYTPVTNARSHRQAVRHLMETFIRETMGKTVKGIGIVHAEGLELAKSLKEKILERFAHLEIPVEKTTPVISIHTGPGAIGFMYYAE; this comes from the coding sequence TTGAAAGGTATTCGAATTGTTACCGATTCCACGGCGGATCTGGACAGAGAAACCCTCCGCCGCTATGGGATCCATGTGATTCCGTTGCATATTCACGTGAACGGAAGATCATATTTGGACGGCGTGGATCTGTCTCCCGATGAATTGCTGCACATGATGAAGGAAGCGGATGAACTTCCGAAAACGTCCCAACCTTCTTTTGCCGCCTTTTCGCAAATTTATGAAAAGCTGACGAAGGAAGGGCATGAAGTGTTGTCCATCCATTTGTCGGGAAAATTGAGCGGCACCATCCAAACCGCCCGGATGGCCGCAGAAGCCTTTCGCGGAAAAGTGAAGGTCATCGACTCCTTTTTCATCTCAAAGGCCTTGAGCTTCCAGGTGGTCGAAGCGGCGAAAATGGCGATGGAGCGCCTGCCGATGGAAAGGATCATCCGCAGGATGGAAGACATCCGGCAGAAGACGAAATTGTACGTGGTCGTCGACACCCTGGAAAACTTGGTGAAGGGCGGCCGGATCGGGAAGGGGAAGGCATTGCTCGGTTCCCTGTTGAACATCAAACCGATCGCCTCCCTGGAAGACGGCGTCTACACCCCGGTCACCAACGCCAGAAGCCACCGCCAGGCGGTCAGACATTTAATGGAAACCTTCATCCGCGAAACGATGGGAAAGACGGTCAAAGGCATCGGCATCGTCCATGCGGAAGGCCTTGAACTCGCCAAAAGCTTGAAGGAAAAAATTCTGGAGCGTTTCGCCCATCTGGAAATCCCGGTGGAAAAGACGACCCCGGTCATCAGCATCCATACCGGCCCGGGGGCGATCGGCTTCATGTACTATGCGGAGTAG
- a CDS encoding SCO family protein produces the protein MILFALAMLALSILIAGCGREKIKNAKNWPVDSFEYTDQNGEPLSLDDLKGKVWVANFIFTSCETVCPPMTANMARLQQRIREEGLKNVELVSFSVDPEVDTPEKLKEYAAKFTEDQSDWHFLTGYAQKHIEQFAKDVFKTHVYKPKNDDQVIHGTDFYLVNQKGVIVKYYDGLDVPYDEILHDIKVLLNE, from the coding sequence ATGATCTTGTTTGCCTTGGCGATGCTTGCCCTGTCCATCCTGATCGCCGGCTGCGGCAGGGAAAAAATCAAAAATGCCAAAAATTGGCCGGTCGATTCCTTTGAGTATACGGATCAAAACGGCGAACCTTTATCCTTGGACGACTTGAAAGGAAAGGTTTGGGTGGCCAATTTTATTTTTACCAGTTGCGAAACGGTCTGTCCGCCGATGACGGCCAATATGGCCAGGCTGCAGCAAAGAATCAGGGAGGAAGGGCTGAAAAACGTGGAACTGGTTTCCTTCAGCGTCGATCCGGAAGTGGATACGCCGGAAAAACTGAAGGAATATGCGGCGAAGTTTACGGAAGACCAGTCCGATTGGCATTTTTTGACGGGGTATGCGCAAAAACACATCGAACAGTTCGCCAAGGATGTTTTCAAAACCCATGTGTACAAGCCGAAAAACGACGATCAAGTGATCCACGGCACCGATTTCTATTTGGTGAACCAAAAAGGGGTCATCGTCAAATATTATGACGGTTTGGACGTTCCTTATGATGAAATCCTCCATGACATAAAGGTTTTGTTGAATGAGTGA
- a CDS encoding GDSL-type esterase/lipase family protein — MRAVRIAISAVLILSFVLLPGCSGQGQAGLHPGTEWAGAENRLLKGGIPADFFPVSVQIAALGDSLTKGTGDESGQGGYLPVLERKMEGLRGIQKVSAQNFAVNGLTSGGLLSMLKEERVVRAVKEADLICLSIGGNDLVAAAKESFRTFNLEIFESERKLFEERLNEILRRLKDVNPRAAILYIGLYNPFASRLPEMEALNGIVGDWNRAAERTASRYESVRFVDIAGIFRSGQRDFLAGDSFHPNREGYERIGEKAFAAFKAEFYGTPDEE; from the coding sequence TTGCGGGCCGTTCGAATCGCCATATCCGCCGTTTTAATCCTTTCCTTTGTCCTCCTTCCGGGCTGTTCCGGCCAGGGGCAGGCCGGTCTGCATCCCGGCACGGAATGGGCCGGCGCGGAAAACCGGCTGCTGAAAGGCGGCATCCCGGCGGATTTTTTTCCGGTCTCCGTCCAAATTGCCGCCCTCGGGGACTCCCTGACCAAAGGGACGGGGGATGAATCCGGGCAAGGGGGGTATTTGCCCGTTCTGGAGCGGAAGATGGAAGGGTTGCGGGGGATCCAAAAGGTTTCCGCGCAAAATTTTGCGGTGAACGGTTTGACGTCCGGGGGGCTCCTGAGCATGCTGAAGGAGGAAAGGGTGGTCCGGGCGGTCAAGGAAGCCGACCTGATCTGCCTTTCCATCGGAGGCAATGACCTGGTGGCGGCCGCGAAGGAAAGCTTCCGGACGTTCAATCTGGAAATCTTCGAAAGCGAACGGAAGCTGTTTGAAGAGAGGCTGAACGAAATTCTCCGGAGATTGAAGGACGTCAATCCCCGGGCCGCCATCCTCTATATCGGCCTGTATAATCCCTTCGCATCCCGGCTTCCGGAGATGGAGGCCCTAAACGGGATCGTCGGGGATTGGAACCGTGCCGCGGAAAGGACGGCGTCCCGGTACGAATCCGTCCGGTTCGTGGACATCGCCGGCATCTTCCGCAGCGGGCAAAGGGATTTTCTCGCCGGGGATTCCTTCCATCCGAACCGGGAGGGGTACGAAAGGATCGGTGAGAAGGCCTTTGCCGCCTTCAAAGCGGAGTTCTACGGCACGCCGGATGAGGAATGA
- a CDS encoding RsmB/NOP family class I SAM-dependent RNA methyltransferase: MLPEEFVEKMRALLKEEAEPFLESLAGEKTAGLRINPLKVDEETWKAISPFPLEKIPFVTGGYYFSPRNDRPGKHPYHAAGLYYVQEPSAGFPAEVLDAKPGDRVLDLCASPGGKSTQIAGHLQGKGILIANEISGKRAKVLSENVERMGIKNCIVTSETPEKLAKRFPEYFDKILVDAPCSGEGMFRKDPETTIYWSPRFVKKLAETQYRILEKAFVMLREGGTLVYSTCTFSPEENEQVIERFLHQHPEMELVEIEKISGIADGRPEWSKHGSPELAKCARIWPHLVRGEGHFVAKMVKKEGEGSRFPFREMKGTVSGGKLNDFYEFQDRYLTDVDFSRFFLLGHRLYALPEGCPDLKDLRILRAGIHLGDMKKNRFEPNHALALALKRENVKRSLNFSSEEKDWEKFLKGETLKGIGQDGWILITVDGFPLGWGKEVQGTIKNYYPKGLRIIY; this comes from the coding sequence ATGCTCCCGGAGGAATTTGTGGAAAAAATGCGCGCACTGTTGAAAGAAGAAGCCGAACCTTTTCTGGAAAGCCTGGCCGGAGAAAAAACCGCCGGCCTGCGGATCAACCCCCTCAAGGTCGACGAAGAAACATGGAAGGCGATCAGCCCTTTTCCTTTGGAGAAGATCCCTTTTGTCACGGGCGGCTACTACTTTTCCCCGCGGAACGACAGGCCGGGTAAACATCCGTACCACGCGGCCGGCCTATATTACGTGCAGGAACCGAGCGCCGGTTTTCCGGCGGAGGTGCTGGATGCGAAGCCCGGGGACAGGGTGCTGGATTTGTGCGCTTCCCCCGGCGGAAAATCGACGCAGATCGCCGGCCATTTGCAAGGGAAAGGCATCCTTATCGCCAACGAAATATCCGGCAAGCGGGCGAAGGTTTTATCGGAAAACGTCGAACGAATGGGAATCAAAAATTGCATCGTGACGAGCGAAACCCCGGAAAAACTGGCCAAACGCTTTCCGGAATATTTCGATAAAATCCTGGTCGACGCTCCCTGTTCCGGGGAAGGGATGTTCCGGAAGGATCCGGAAACCACCATCTACTGGTCGCCGCGATTTGTGAAGAAATTGGCCGAGACCCAGTACCGGATTTTGGAAAAGGCCTTCGTGATGCTCCGGGAAGGAGGGACGCTGGTCTATTCCACCTGCACCTTCTCCCCGGAAGAAAATGAACAGGTGATCGAACGCTTCCTCCACCAGCACCCGGAAATGGAGCTGGTGGAGATCGAGAAAATTTCCGGCATTGCCGACGGAAGACCGGAATGGTCGAAACACGGTTCCCCCGAGCTCGCGAAATGCGCGAGAATCTGGCCCCACCTGGTCAGGGGCGAGGGGCACTTCGTCGCCAAAATGGTGAAAAAAGAAGGAGAGGGAAGCCGTTTCCCCTTTAGGGAAATGAAAGGAACGGTTTCCGGGGGGAAATTGAACGACTTTTACGAGTTTCAAGACCGGTATTTAACCGATGTGGATTTTTCCCGGTTTTTCCTCCTCGGCCACCGGCTTTACGCCCTCCCGGAAGGATGTCCGGATCTGAAGGATTTGCGGATCCTGCGGGCGGGGATCCACCTCGGCGACATGAAAAAAAACCGTTTTGAGCCGAACCACGCCCTCGCCCTCGCCTTGAAACGGGAAAATGTGAAACGGTCGTTGAACTTCTCCTCCGAGGAAAAGGACTGGGAAAAATTTTTAAAGGGGGAAACGTTAAAGGGGATCGGCCAGGACGGCTGGATCCTGATCACGGTGGACGGCTTCCCGCTCGGCTGGGGGAAGGAGGTCCAGGGGACGATCAAAAATTATTATCCGAAGGGATTGCGGATCATTTACTGA
- a CDS encoding NAD(P)/FAD-dependent oxidoreductase produces the protein MSFDYDVIVVGAGPTGIFACYELTLKHPEAKVLLIDKGHDIYRRRCPILEGKIRKCPPAIGKKKFAGCLPACSITAGFGGAGAYSDGKFNITSEYGGWLNDYLPNSTVLELIKYVDAINLKHGAPTEITDPDTEEIRKIERRAYAAGLKLLRARIRHLGTEENIRILQSIYEYLKDHVEMMFGQEVEDIETVKTGEKYVARGVRLKSGGTVTAKKILLAPGRDGSAWLTEIMRKRRLKMLSNQVDIGVRVETSNIVMEEINRHLYEGKLIYRSSVGTTVRTFCSNPSGHVVVENHSGTMLANGHSYQDPSLGSPNTNFAILVSHQFSEPFDQPNEYAHAISRLANILSGGGIIVQKYGDLLKGRRSTEKRIREGFIEPTLKEAVPGDLSLVLPYNTLKSIMEMTEALDRVLPGIASEHTLFYGVEAKFYSARPVLNDRFESEIANLYIGGDGGGITRGLAQASACGVWIARDIAEKLKKEPLSSPDPAGIVIG, from the coding sequence ATGAGCTTCGATTATGACGTGATCGTCGTCGGTGCGGGACCGACGGGGATTTTTGCCTGCTACGAATTGACATTGAAGCATCCGGAAGCGAAAGTGCTGCTGATCGACAAGGGGCATGATATCTACCGGAGGCGCTGTCCGATTTTGGAAGGGAAGATCCGGAAGTGCCCGCCGGCCATCGGGAAGAAGAAGTTTGCCGGCTGTCTGCCGGCCTGTTCGATCACAGCCGGGTTCGGCGGCGCCGGCGCCTATTCGGACGGAAAATTTAACATCACGAGCGAATACGGCGGATGGCTGAACGATTATCTCCCGAATTCCACCGTCTTGGAATTGATCAAGTACGTGGACGCCATCAATTTGAAGCATGGCGCGCCGACGGAGATCACCGATCCCGACACGGAGGAAATCAGGAAGATCGAAAGGCGGGCCTACGCCGCCGGGCTTAAGCTCCTGCGGGCCCGAATCCGCCATTTGGGGACGGAGGAAAATATCCGGATTTTGCAAAGCATCTACGAATACTTGAAAGACCATGTGGAGATGATGTTCGGGCAGGAAGTGGAAGACATCGAAACGGTCAAAACGGGAGAAAAATATGTCGCCCGGGGCGTCCGCCTGAAGTCGGGCGGGACGGTCACGGCCAAAAAGATCCTGCTCGCCCCCGGCCGGGACGGCTCCGCCTGGCTGACGGAAATCATGAGAAAGCGGCGCTTGAAGATGCTGTCCAATCAGGTGGACATCGGCGTCCGGGTGGAAACGTCCAACATCGTTATGGAGGAGATCAATCGCCATTTGTACGAAGGAAAATTGATCTACCGATCCTCGGTCGGGACGACGGTCCGGACGTTTTGCAGCAACCCTTCCGGCCATGTGGTGGTGGAAAACCATTCCGGGACGATGCTCGCCAACGGCCACAGCTATCAGGACCCGTCCTTGGGAAGCCCGAACACCAATTTTGCCATCCTCGTTTCCCACCAATTTTCCGAACCCTTCGACCAGCCGAATGAATACGCCCACGCCATCTCCCGGTTGGCCAACATCCTTTCGGGCGGCGGGATCATCGTGCAAAAGTACGGGGATTTGCTGAAAGGAAGGCGTTCGACGGAGAAAAGGATCCGGGAAGGGTTCATCGAGCCGACGCTGAAGGAAGCCGTTCCCGGGGATTTGTCCCTCGTGCTTCCCTACAATACGCTGAAAAGCATCATGGAAATGACGGAGGCCCTCGACCGGGTGCTCCCCGGCATCGCCTCCGAACATACCCTTTTTTACGGGGTGGAAGCGAAATTTTATTCGGCCCGTCCGGTGTTGAACGACCGGTTTGAATCGGAAATCGCCAATCTGTATATCGGCGGGGACGGCGGGGGCATCACCCGCGGCCTGGCCCAGGCCAGCGCCTGCGGGGTATGGATCGCCCGCGACATCGCGGAAAAATTGAAGAAGGAGCCCCTTTCCTCCCCCGATCCGGCCGGAATTGTGATAGGATAG
- a CDS encoding YozE family protein has product MAKSFYHFLMRYRNPGGKDELARFAENVYRDHGFPKQSRKFDEISRYLELNGEYLPSMDVFDRAWALYREWERDMDEGI; this is encoded by the coding sequence ATGGCAAAATCCTTCTATCATTTTCTCATGCGATACCGGAATCCGGGAGGAAAGGACGAATTGGCCCGGTTCGCGGAAAATGTCTACCGGGACCACGGCTTTCCGAAACAATCCAGGAAATTTGATGAGATTTCCCGCTATCTGGAACTGAACGGGGAATATTTGCCTTCGATGGACGTCTTTGACCGGGCCTGGGCGCTTTATAGGGAATGGGAGCGGGATATGGACGAAGGAATCTGA